In the Profundibacter amoris genome, GCGCGTCGACCTCGGCCAGTGACGCGGTGGTGCCGTTCATTTTCCAGTTTCCGGCGGCAAGTTTTTTACGCATGATCTATATCCCTTTGTTGGTTGGGGTAATTGATGCCCTATATCGGCGCATAATGGCAAGGCGTTAGCGGTAACTGCGGCAAGTAAACGCGTTCGCCTTACAGGGCATCCAGCGCCTTTTGCCCCCAGATAAGCACCGCGTCAGGATCGTAATTGGCGGTGTCGGGCAAGGTCCAATAGGCCATTTTATCGCCCGTCTCTACACCGAATTGCCGCGCGCCAGCAGCGGCAATTTCATCGGCAAAGGGGCCTTTGGCCTTTAGATACAGGGTGCCTTCGCGATCCAGCATGGAAAATATGGTGCCATTACAATAGATCGACAAGCCACCCATCATTTTGCGGGTGGTGATCCGGCCCAGCGGGTCAAACATATCGTGGACAAAGGCAATATCGGTATCGTTGATACTCATTTTCTGGCCTGTTTGGCTTTGGTGCGTTTGGTCGCTGCCTTTTGGGCCGGAACCATGGATTTTCCGGCCCAGAACATGGCCTCGTCCGGATCGTCCAGCGCACTTTCGGGCATGGACACCAGACCGGGAATGACACGCACGCCGGATTTTGTGTCGTATTGGAAGGGCTCGGAGCCGGCATTTGCATATTCGGCGGCCAAGGATTTGTTGACCTTCATGAACAAGGCATCGCCAAAGATCACAGCGAACATGGCGTCATCGATATAAAGGGCAGTGCCACCAAACAGGCGGCCGGTTCTGATCGGGCCAAGGCCCGCGAACAGATCGCGGGCGTGGGCCAGAAATTCGGGGTCGGTCGACACTACATCTCTGCGAATTTAATGGATTCGCCGCAGCCGCAGGATTCTGTCACATTGGGGTTGCGGAATTTGAAGCCGCTTTCCAGCAAGGAAACCTCGTAGTCGATTTCGGTTCCGAACAGGAACATTTGCGCCATCGGGGCAATCATCACCCGCGCGCCGTCCTGTTCCACCACTTCGTCCATCGGATCAACCTCGTCCACATAGTCCATGGTGTATTCCATCCCCGCACAGCCGCCCTTCTTGACGCCGATGCG is a window encoding:
- a CDS encoding HesB/IscA family protein — its product is MFGIPGKQAVSMTPTAAKQISKLMAEKGHQGLRIGVKKGGCAGMEYTMDYVDEVDPMDEVVEQDGARVMIAPMAQMFLFGTEIDYEVSLLESGFKFRNPNVTESCGCGESIKFAEM
- a CDS encoding TfoX/Sxy family protein; this translates as MSINDTDIAFVHDMFDPLGRITTRKMMGGLSIYCNGTIFSMLDREGTLYLKAKGPFADEIAAAGARQFGVETGDKMAYWTLPDTANYDPDAVLIWGQKALDAL
- a CDS encoding TfoX/Sxy family protein; the encoded protein is MSTDPEFLAHARDLFAGLGPIRTGRLFGGTALYIDDAMFAVIFGDALFMKVNKSLAAEYANAGSEPFQYDTKSGVRVIPGLVSMPESALDDPDEAMFWAGKSMVPAQKAATKRTKAKQARK